A window of the Tiliqua scincoides isolate rTilSci1 chromosome 5, rTilSci1.hap2, whole genome shotgun sequence genome harbors these coding sequences:
- the LOC136652809 gene encoding olfactory receptor 5V1-like, whose product MENQTRITEFILLGLSNNPQVQIFLFLVFLIIYAGTLLGNSAIILVIRNEASLHTPMFFFLSHLAFVDICYSSVTVPKMLQNLIAKQKTISVSGCLAQIFFFILFIGTEVFILSAMAYDRYVAICHPLRYSAIMKQQLCRQMVGGAWAMGFLDAVVNTLPLLNLRFCRLNTISHYSCEIPSLLSLTCSDTFFNYVVLFTSSFVFGGTSFLLPLVSYVYIISAILKIQSAKGRSKAFSTCSSHLIVICLFYLSVFFRYVKPSSPSLKDLDRVASIQYSVLTPMLNAIIYSLKSKDMKIALGKLFGKSS is encoded by the coding sequence ATGGAGAATCAAACCAGAATAACAGAGTTTATACTATTAGGACTCTCCAACAATCCACAGGTGCAGATTTTTCTGTTCTTGGTGTTTCTAATAATATATGCTGGGACATTATTAGGCAATTCAGCCATCATTCTGGTCATCAGGAATGAGGCCAGCCTCCACACCCCCATGTTCTTCTTTCTCAGTCATCTGGCCTTCGTTGACATCTGCTATTCTTCTGTCACAGTCCCCAAAATGTTGCAAAACTTGATAGCAAAGCAGAAAACTATTTCCGTGTCAGGGTGTCTTGCACAGATCTTCTTCTTTATCCTTTTTATTGGTACTGAGGTTTTTATTCTCTCCGCgatggcctatgatcgctatgtCGCTATATGTCACCCACTGCGGTATTCAGCCATCATGAAACAGCAGCTTTGCAGACAGATGGTGGGAGGAGCCTGGGCAATGGGCTTCTTGGATGCTGTGGTCAACACATTACCTTTGCTGAACCTCAGATTCTGTAGACTCAACACAATCAGCCACTACAGCTGCGAAATTCCTTCCCTCTTGAGTTTGACATGCAGTGATACCTTCTTCAATTATGTAGTTCTTTTTACTTCCAGCTTTGTTTTTGGTGGAACCTCTTTCTTGCTCCCTCTTGTGTCTTATGTTTATATCATCTCTGCCATTCTGAAGATTCAGTCagccaagggaaggagcaaagccttctccacctgcagctCCCACCTCATTGTCATTTGCCTATTTTATCTATCAGTTTTTTTCCGGTATGTAAAGCCAAGTTCTCCATCCCTTAAGGATCTGGACAGGGTGGCCTCAATCCAGTATAGTGTTTTAACTCCCATGTTAAACGCCATCATATACAGTCTAAAAAGCAAAGATATGAAAATTGCTTTAGGTAAACTGTTTGGAAAAAGTAGCTAA